The following are encoded in a window of Poecile atricapillus isolate bPoeAtr1 chromosome 21, bPoeAtr1.hap1, whole genome shotgun sequence genomic DNA:
- the ABHD15 gene encoding protein ABHD15, producing the protein MLSPEGLVAAAAVLLGLGFLAWCVWAGRLEVPGDMGEEEEEEEEEEGIPLMAEEGLGHCRLLCKPSALAQHLVRSLGRSAALRGGRWPWPRWPRLQMLWQLVQPPEPEPVVTRELLQLPDAGLVALDWLVGPWGAAGGSGGISSPVLLLIPNAAGKVTGGLLQLGMRALERGFIPVIFNRRGHNGCPLTTPRLQSFGDPGDLREAVTYLRCRHPCASLLAVSEGSGSGLLLAYLGESGSSSRLTAAACLSPVFRGRDWFEAGMPWLYEWPLLLHLKQGLSRYTGALADVVDTDRLLGSRSLRELEETLFCRTRSRPSSWESYWERNEPLRDADEAAVPVLCLCSADDPVRGPPAQSLPRELFRSSPFFFLLLTPHGGHCSFPRRGPGRCWAHEAVLEYFRAMAEFLRTEERRKGLPRPRRWGGPPVEPPVFTWQRSYTR; encoded by the exons atgCTGTCCCCGGAGGGTTTGGTGGCCGCGGCCGCGGTGCTCTTGGGGCTGGGCTTCCTGGCTTGGTGCGTTTgggcagggaggctggaggTGCCTGGAGAcatgggagaggaggaggaggaggaggaggaggaggaggggatcCCTCTCATGGCCGAGGAGGGTTTGGGGCACTGCCGGCTGCTGTGCAAGCCCTCGGCTCTGGCGCAGCACCTGGTGCGGAGCTTGGGGCGGTCAGCAGCGCTGCGGGGGGGACGCTGGCCATGGCCGCGCTGGCCCCGGCTCCAGATGCTGTGGCAGCTTGTGCAGCCACCTGAGCCAGAGCCGGTGGTGACCCgtgagctcctgcagctgcctgacGCTGGGCTGGTGGCCCTGGACTGGCTGGTGGGGCCGTGGGGGGCTGCGGGTGGCAGCGGGGGGATCTCCAGcccggtgctgctgctgatcccGAACGCTGCCGGGAAGGTGACGGgtgggctgctgcagctggggatgCGAGCGCTGGAGCGCGGCTTCATCCCGGTCATCTTCAACCGCCGGGGCCACAACGGCTGCCCCCTCACCACCCCCCGGCTCCAGTCCTTCGGGGATCCCGGGGACCTGCGGGAAGCTGTGACCTACCTGCGGTGCCGGCACCCCTGTGCCTCTCTGTTGGCTGTCAGCGAGGGCTCgggctcggggctgctgctCGCCTACCTGGGCGAGAGCGGCTCCTCCAGCCGCCTGACTGCCGCCGCCTgcctctcccctgtcttccgTGGCCGGGACTGGTTTGAGGCTGGGATGCCCTGGCTTTATGAATGGCCGCTGCTTCTCCACCTCAAGCAGGGATTGAGCAG GTACACGGGGGCCCTGGCCGACGTGGTGGACACGGACAGGCTCCTGGGCAGCCGCTCGCTGCGGGAGCTGGAGGAAACCCTCTTCTGCCGGACTCGGAGCCgccccagcagctgggagagctACTGGGAGCGCAACGAGCCCCTTCGCGACGCGGACGAGGCGGCGGTGCCGgtgctgtgcctctgcagcGCCGATGACCCCGTGCGCGGCCCCCCggcccagagcctgcccagggAGCTCTTCCGCAGCAGCCCcttcttcttcctgctgctgacCCCGCACGGGGGGCACTGCAGCTTCCCCCGCCGCGGGCCGGGACGCTGCTGGGCCCACGAGGCTGTGCTGGAGTATTTCAGGGCCATGGCCGAGTTCCTGCGGacggaggagaggaggaaggggctgCCGCGGCCCCGCAGGTGGGGGGGTCCCCCGGTGGAGCCCCCCGTGTTCACCTGGCAGAGGTCCTACACACGATAG
- the GIT1 gene encoding ARF GTPase-activating protein GIT1 isoform X1 has product MSRKAPRAEVCADCSAPDPGWASINRGVLICDECCSVHRSLGRHISIVKHLRHSPWPTTLLQMVHTLASNGANSIWEHSLLDPAQVQSGRRKANPQDKVHPTKSEFIRAKYQMLAFVHKLPCRDDDGVTAKDLSKQLHSSVRTGNLETCLRLLSLGAQANFFHPEKGTTPLHVAAKAGQILQAELLVVYGADPGAPDVNGRTPIDYARQAAQHELAERLVECQYELTDRLAFYLCGRKPDHKNGHYIIPQMADRVRPKCMAQSLDLSELAKAAKKKLQALSNRLFEELAMDVYDEVDRRENDAVWLTTQNHSTLVTERSAVPFLPVNPEYSATRNQGRQKLARFNAREFATLLIDILGEAKRRQQGKSLLSPTDALDYSLRSQSDLDDQHDYDSVASDEDTDQELLRNASRNNRARSMDSSDLSDGPITLQEYLEVKKALAASEAKVQQLMKVNNSLSDELRRLQREIHKLQAENAQIRQQTGPTHPTPAPSERQEHGHPPGMAPPHRRDRQAFSMYEPGSALKPFGQPVEELVTRLQPFSPGEVEDEALYSMHIPASVYRIRKGPSASSVPFPPSSPLLSCPPDGARHMGKLDRHGSGTDSDYDNTQASEVLISMEGKRFVELSKDEDFPHELDPLDGELDPGLPSTEDVILKTEQVTKNIQELLRAAQESKHDSFVPCSEKIHSAVTEMASLFPKKPALETVRSSLRLLNASAYRLQSECRKTVPPEPGATVDYQLLTQQVIQCAYDIAKAAKQLVTITTREKKQ; this is encoded by the exons ATGTCCCGGAAGGCGCCGCGGGCAGAGGTGTGCGCCGACTGCAGCGCCCCAG ACCCTGGCTGGGCGTCCATCAACCGCGGGGTGCTCATCTGCGACGAGTGCTGCAGCGTGCACCGCAGCCTGGGCCGCCACATCTCCATCGTCAAGCACCTGCGCCACAGCCCCTGGCCCACCACCCTGCTCCag ATGGTGCACACCTTGGCAAGCAATGGGGCCAACTCCATCTGGGAGCACTCGCTGCTGGATCCAGCGCAGGTGCAGAGCGGGCGCCGGAAGGCAAACCCCCAAGACAAAGTGCA CCCCACCAAGTCAGAGTTCATCCGTGCCAAGTACCAGATGCTGGCCTTCGTCCACAAGCTGCCCTGCAGGGATGATGACGGCGTCACTGCCAAGGACCTCAGCAAG CAATTGCACTCGAGCGTGCGGACGGGCAACCTGGAGACCTGCCTGCGCCTGCTCTCGCTGGGTGCCCAGGCCAACTTCTTCCACCCG gagaagggcaccaCACCGTTGCACGTGGCCGCCAAGGCCGGGCAGatcctgcaggcagagctgctggtggtCTACGGTGCCGATCCTGGGGCGCCCGATGTGAATGGCCGGACCCCCATTGACTATGCCAG GCAGGCAGCCCAGCACGAGCTGGCGGAGCGGCTGGTGGAGTGCCAGTACGAGCTGACTGACCGCCTGGCCTTCTACCTCTGTGGCAGAAAGCCGG ACCACAAGAATGGGCACTACATCATCCCACAAATGGCTGACAG GGTGCGCCCAAAGTGCATGGCACAGAG CCTGGACCTCTCTGAACTGGCCAAAGCAGCCAAGAAGAAGCTGCAGGCG ctcagcaacCGCCTCTTTGAGGAGCTGGCCATGGACGTGTACGACGAGGTGGACCGTCGGGAGAACGACGCGG TCTGGCTGACGACGCAGAACCACAGCACGCTGGTGACAGAGCGCAGCGCCGTCCCCTTCCTCCCTGTCAACCCTGAGTACTCAGCGACGCGCAACCAG ggCCGGCAAAAACTGGCCAGGTTCAACGCCAGGGAGTTTGCCACCTTGCTCATCGACATCCTTGGGGAAGCCAAGCGCCGGCAGCAAGGGAAGAGTCTGCTTAGCCCCACGG ATGCCCTCGACTACTCGCTGCGGAGCCAGAGTGACCTGGATGACCAGCACGACTACGACAGTGTCGCCTCTGATGAGGACACGGACCAGGAGCTGCTGCGCAATGCCTCCCGCAACAACCGTGCCAGG AGCATGGACTCCTCCGACCTGTCAGATGGCCCCATCACGCTGCAAGAGTACCTGGAGGTGAAGAAGGCTCTGGCTGCCTCTGAGGCCAAGGTGCAGCAACTGATGAAGGTGAACAACAGCCTGAGCGATGAGCTGCGCCGGCTGCAGCGTGAG atCCAcaagctgcaggcagagaaCGCGCAGATCCGTCAGCAGACTGGTCCCACACATCCGACCCCGGCCCCCAGTGAGCGGCAGGAGCACGGGCACCCCCCGGGCATGGCTCCCCCACACCGCCGGGACCGCCAGGCCTTCTCCATGTATGAACCAGGCTCGGCGCTGAAACCCTTCGGGCAGCCAGTGGAGGAGCTGGTGACACGGCTCCAGCCCTTCAGCCCTGGC GAGGTGGAGGACGAGGCTCTGTACTCCATGCACATCCCGGCCAGCGTGTACCGG ATCCGGAAAGGTCCATCTGCCTCCTCGGTGCccttccctccatcctcccCACTGCTCTCCTGCCCACCTGATGGTGCCCGACACATG GGCAAGCTGGACCGGCACGGCAGCGGCACTGACAGCGACTACGACAACACACAGGCCAGTGAGGTTCTGATCAG CATGGAGGGGAAGCGGTTTGTGGAACTGAGCAAGGATGAGGATTTCCCCCATGAGCTGGACCCGCTGGACGGGGAGCTGGACCCTGGCCTGCCCAGCACGGAGGATGTCATCCTCAAAACTGAGCAGGTCACCAAGAacatccaggagctgctgcgggCAGCACAAGAGTCCAAGCATGACAG CTTCGTGCCCTGCTCAGAGAAGATCCACTCGGCTGTGACAGAGATGGCATCACTCTTCCCTAAG AAACCGGCACTGGAGACTGTGCGGAGCTCCCTGCGGCTGCTCAACGCCAGCGCCTACCGGCTGCAGAGCGAGTGCCGCAAGACCGTGCCCCCCGAGCCCGGTGCCACCGTGGACTACCAGCTCCTGACCCAGCAGGTCATCCAGTGTGCCTACGACATCGCCAAGGCCGCCAAGCAACTGGTCACCATCACCACTCGTGAGAAGAAGCAGTGA
- the GIT1 gene encoding ARF GTPase-activating protein GIT1 isoform X4: MSRKAPRAEVCADCSAPDPGWASINRGVLICDECCSVHRSLGRHISIVKHLRHSPWPTTLLQMVHTLASNGANSIWEHSLLDPAQVQSGRRKANPQDKVHPTKSEFIRAKYQMLAFVHKLPCRDDDGVTAKDLSKQLHSSVRTGNLETCLRLLSLGAQANFFHPEKGTTPLHVAAKAGQILQAELLVVYGADPGAPDVNGRTPIDYARQAAQHELAERLVECQYELTDRLAFYLCGRKPDHKNGHYIIPQMADSLDLSELAKAAKKKLQALSNRLFEELAMDVYDEVDRRENDAVWLTTQNHSTLVTERSAVPFLPVNPEYSATRNQGRQKLARFNAREFATLLIDILGEAKRRQQGKSLLSPTDALDYSLRSQSDLDDQHDYDSVASDEDTDQELLRNASRNNRARSMDSSDLSDGPITLQEYLEVKKALAASEAKVQQLMKVNNSLSDELRRLQREIHKLQAENAQIRQQTGPTHPTPAPSERQEHGHPPGMAPPHRRDRQAFSMYEPGSALKPFGQPVEELVTRLQPFSPGIRKGPSASSVPFPPSSPLLSCPPDGARHMGKLDRHGSGTDSDYDNTQASEVLISMEGKRFVELSKDEDFPHELDPLDGELDPGLPSTEDVILKTEQVTKNIQELLRAAQESKHDSFVPCSEKIHSAVTEMASLFPKKPALETVRSSLRLLNASAYRLQSECRKTVPPEPGATVDYQLLTQQVIQCAYDIAKAAKQLVTITTREKKQ; this comes from the exons ATGTCCCGGAAGGCGCCGCGGGCAGAGGTGTGCGCCGACTGCAGCGCCCCAG ACCCTGGCTGGGCGTCCATCAACCGCGGGGTGCTCATCTGCGACGAGTGCTGCAGCGTGCACCGCAGCCTGGGCCGCCACATCTCCATCGTCAAGCACCTGCGCCACAGCCCCTGGCCCACCACCCTGCTCCag ATGGTGCACACCTTGGCAAGCAATGGGGCCAACTCCATCTGGGAGCACTCGCTGCTGGATCCAGCGCAGGTGCAGAGCGGGCGCCGGAAGGCAAACCCCCAAGACAAAGTGCA CCCCACCAAGTCAGAGTTCATCCGTGCCAAGTACCAGATGCTGGCCTTCGTCCACAAGCTGCCCTGCAGGGATGATGACGGCGTCACTGCCAAGGACCTCAGCAAG CAATTGCACTCGAGCGTGCGGACGGGCAACCTGGAGACCTGCCTGCGCCTGCTCTCGCTGGGTGCCCAGGCCAACTTCTTCCACCCG gagaagggcaccaCACCGTTGCACGTGGCCGCCAAGGCCGGGCAGatcctgcaggcagagctgctggtggtCTACGGTGCCGATCCTGGGGCGCCCGATGTGAATGGCCGGACCCCCATTGACTATGCCAG GCAGGCAGCCCAGCACGAGCTGGCGGAGCGGCTGGTGGAGTGCCAGTACGAGCTGACTGACCGCCTGGCCTTCTACCTCTGTGGCAGAAAGCCGG ACCACAAGAATGGGCACTACATCATCCCACAAATGGCTGACAG CCTGGACCTCTCTGAACTGGCCAAAGCAGCCAAGAAGAAGCTGCAGGCG ctcagcaacCGCCTCTTTGAGGAGCTGGCCATGGACGTGTACGACGAGGTGGACCGTCGGGAGAACGACGCGG TCTGGCTGACGACGCAGAACCACAGCACGCTGGTGACAGAGCGCAGCGCCGTCCCCTTCCTCCCTGTCAACCCTGAGTACTCAGCGACGCGCAACCAG ggCCGGCAAAAACTGGCCAGGTTCAACGCCAGGGAGTTTGCCACCTTGCTCATCGACATCCTTGGGGAAGCCAAGCGCCGGCAGCAAGGGAAGAGTCTGCTTAGCCCCACGG ATGCCCTCGACTACTCGCTGCGGAGCCAGAGTGACCTGGATGACCAGCACGACTACGACAGTGTCGCCTCTGATGAGGACACGGACCAGGAGCTGCTGCGCAATGCCTCCCGCAACAACCGTGCCAGG AGCATGGACTCCTCCGACCTGTCAGATGGCCCCATCACGCTGCAAGAGTACCTGGAGGTGAAGAAGGCTCTGGCTGCCTCTGAGGCCAAGGTGCAGCAACTGATGAAGGTGAACAACAGCCTGAGCGATGAGCTGCGCCGGCTGCAGCGTGAG atCCAcaagctgcaggcagagaaCGCGCAGATCCGTCAGCAGACTGGTCCCACACATCCGACCCCGGCCCCCAGTGAGCGGCAGGAGCACGGGCACCCCCCGGGCATGGCTCCCCCACACCGCCGGGACCGCCAGGCCTTCTCCATGTATGAACCAGGCTCGGCGCTGAAACCCTTCGGGCAGCCAGTGGAGGAGCTGGTGACACGGCTCCAGCCCTTCAGCCCTGGC ATCCGGAAAGGTCCATCTGCCTCCTCGGTGCccttccctccatcctcccCACTGCTCTCCTGCCCACCTGATGGTGCCCGACACATG GGCAAGCTGGACCGGCACGGCAGCGGCACTGACAGCGACTACGACAACACACAGGCCAGTGAGGTTCTGATCAG CATGGAGGGGAAGCGGTTTGTGGAACTGAGCAAGGATGAGGATTTCCCCCATGAGCTGGACCCGCTGGACGGGGAGCTGGACCCTGGCCTGCCCAGCACGGAGGATGTCATCCTCAAAACTGAGCAGGTCACCAAGAacatccaggagctgctgcgggCAGCACAAGAGTCCAAGCATGACAG CTTCGTGCCCTGCTCAGAGAAGATCCACTCGGCTGTGACAGAGATGGCATCACTCTTCCCTAAG AAACCGGCACTGGAGACTGTGCGGAGCTCCCTGCGGCTGCTCAACGCCAGCGCCTACCGGCTGCAGAGCGAGTGCCGCAAGACCGTGCCCCCCGAGCCCGGTGCCACCGTGGACTACCAGCTCCTGACCCAGCAGGTCATCCAGTGTGCCTACGACATCGCCAAGGCCGCCAAGCAACTGGTCACCATCACCACTCGTGAGAAGAAGCAGTGA
- the GIT1 gene encoding ARF GTPase-activating protein GIT1 isoform X3: MSRKAPRAEVCADCSAPDPGWASINRGVLICDECCSVHRSLGRHISIVKHLRHSPWPTTLLQMVHTLASNGANSIWEHSLLDPAQVQSGRRKANPQDKVHPTKSEFIRAKYQMLAFVHKLPCRDDDGVTAKDLSKQLHSSVRTGNLETCLRLLSLGAQANFFHPEKGTTPLHVAAKAGQILQAELLVVYGADPGAPDVNGRTPIDYARQAAQHELAERLVECQYELTDRLAFYLCGRKPDHKNGHYIIPQMADRVRPKCMAQSLDLSELAKAAKKKLQALSNRLFEELAMDVYDEVDRRENDAVWLTTQNHSTLVTERSAVPFLPVNPEYSATRNQGRQKLARFNAREFATLLIDILGEAKRRQQGKSLLSPTDALDYSLRSQSDLDDQHDYDSVASDEDTDQELLRNASRNNRARSMDSSDLSDGPITLQEYLEVKKALAASEAKVQQLMKVNNSLSDELRRLQREIHKLQAENAQIRQQTGPTHPTPAPSERQEHGHPPGMAPPHRRDRQAFSMYEPGSALKPFGQPVEELVTRLQPFSPGIRKGPSASSVPFPPSSPLLSCPPDGARHMGKLDRHGSGTDSDYDNTQASEVLISMEGKRFVELSKDEDFPHELDPLDGELDPGLPSTEDVILKTEQVTKNIQELLRAAQESKHDSFVPCSEKIHSAVTEMASLFPKKPALETVRSSLRLLNASAYRLQSECRKTVPPEPGATVDYQLLTQQVIQCAYDIAKAAKQLVTITTREKKQ, encoded by the exons ATGTCCCGGAAGGCGCCGCGGGCAGAGGTGTGCGCCGACTGCAGCGCCCCAG ACCCTGGCTGGGCGTCCATCAACCGCGGGGTGCTCATCTGCGACGAGTGCTGCAGCGTGCACCGCAGCCTGGGCCGCCACATCTCCATCGTCAAGCACCTGCGCCACAGCCCCTGGCCCACCACCCTGCTCCag ATGGTGCACACCTTGGCAAGCAATGGGGCCAACTCCATCTGGGAGCACTCGCTGCTGGATCCAGCGCAGGTGCAGAGCGGGCGCCGGAAGGCAAACCCCCAAGACAAAGTGCA CCCCACCAAGTCAGAGTTCATCCGTGCCAAGTACCAGATGCTGGCCTTCGTCCACAAGCTGCCCTGCAGGGATGATGACGGCGTCACTGCCAAGGACCTCAGCAAG CAATTGCACTCGAGCGTGCGGACGGGCAACCTGGAGACCTGCCTGCGCCTGCTCTCGCTGGGTGCCCAGGCCAACTTCTTCCACCCG gagaagggcaccaCACCGTTGCACGTGGCCGCCAAGGCCGGGCAGatcctgcaggcagagctgctggtggtCTACGGTGCCGATCCTGGGGCGCCCGATGTGAATGGCCGGACCCCCATTGACTATGCCAG GCAGGCAGCCCAGCACGAGCTGGCGGAGCGGCTGGTGGAGTGCCAGTACGAGCTGACTGACCGCCTGGCCTTCTACCTCTGTGGCAGAAAGCCGG ACCACAAGAATGGGCACTACATCATCCCACAAATGGCTGACAG GGTGCGCCCAAAGTGCATGGCACAGAG CCTGGACCTCTCTGAACTGGCCAAAGCAGCCAAGAAGAAGCTGCAGGCG ctcagcaacCGCCTCTTTGAGGAGCTGGCCATGGACGTGTACGACGAGGTGGACCGTCGGGAGAACGACGCGG TCTGGCTGACGACGCAGAACCACAGCACGCTGGTGACAGAGCGCAGCGCCGTCCCCTTCCTCCCTGTCAACCCTGAGTACTCAGCGACGCGCAACCAG ggCCGGCAAAAACTGGCCAGGTTCAACGCCAGGGAGTTTGCCACCTTGCTCATCGACATCCTTGGGGAAGCCAAGCGCCGGCAGCAAGGGAAGAGTCTGCTTAGCCCCACGG ATGCCCTCGACTACTCGCTGCGGAGCCAGAGTGACCTGGATGACCAGCACGACTACGACAGTGTCGCCTCTGATGAGGACACGGACCAGGAGCTGCTGCGCAATGCCTCCCGCAACAACCGTGCCAGG AGCATGGACTCCTCCGACCTGTCAGATGGCCCCATCACGCTGCAAGAGTACCTGGAGGTGAAGAAGGCTCTGGCTGCCTCTGAGGCCAAGGTGCAGCAACTGATGAAGGTGAACAACAGCCTGAGCGATGAGCTGCGCCGGCTGCAGCGTGAG atCCAcaagctgcaggcagagaaCGCGCAGATCCGTCAGCAGACTGGTCCCACACATCCGACCCCGGCCCCCAGTGAGCGGCAGGAGCACGGGCACCCCCCGGGCATGGCTCCCCCACACCGCCGGGACCGCCAGGCCTTCTCCATGTATGAACCAGGCTCGGCGCTGAAACCCTTCGGGCAGCCAGTGGAGGAGCTGGTGACACGGCTCCAGCCCTTCAGCCCTGGC ATCCGGAAAGGTCCATCTGCCTCCTCGGTGCccttccctccatcctcccCACTGCTCTCCTGCCCACCTGATGGTGCCCGACACATG GGCAAGCTGGACCGGCACGGCAGCGGCACTGACAGCGACTACGACAACACACAGGCCAGTGAGGTTCTGATCAG CATGGAGGGGAAGCGGTTTGTGGAACTGAGCAAGGATGAGGATTTCCCCCATGAGCTGGACCCGCTGGACGGGGAGCTGGACCCTGGCCTGCCCAGCACGGAGGATGTCATCCTCAAAACTGAGCAGGTCACCAAGAacatccaggagctgctgcgggCAGCACAAGAGTCCAAGCATGACAG CTTCGTGCCCTGCTCAGAGAAGATCCACTCGGCTGTGACAGAGATGGCATCACTCTTCCCTAAG AAACCGGCACTGGAGACTGTGCGGAGCTCCCTGCGGCTGCTCAACGCCAGCGCCTACCGGCTGCAGAGCGAGTGCCGCAAGACCGTGCCCCCCGAGCCCGGTGCCACCGTGGACTACCAGCTCCTGACCCAGCAGGTCATCCAGTGTGCCTACGACATCGCCAAGGCCGCCAAGCAACTGGTCACCATCACCACTCGTGAGAAGAAGCAGTGA
- the GIT1 gene encoding ARF GTPase-activating protein GIT1 isoform X2, with protein sequence MSRKAPRAEVCADCSAPDPGWASINRGVLICDECCSVHRSLGRHISIVKHLRHSPWPTTLLQMVHTLASNGANSIWEHSLLDPAQVQSGRRKANPQDKVHPTKSEFIRAKYQMLAFVHKLPCRDDDGVTAKDLSKQLHSSVRTGNLETCLRLLSLGAQANFFHPEKGTTPLHVAAKAGQILQAELLVVYGADPGAPDVNGRTPIDYARQAAQHELAERLVECQYELTDRLAFYLCGRKPDHKNGHYIIPQMADSLDLSELAKAAKKKLQALSNRLFEELAMDVYDEVDRRENDAVWLTTQNHSTLVTERSAVPFLPVNPEYSATRNQGRQKLARFNAREFATLLIDILGEAKRRQQGKSLLSPTDALDYSLRSQSDLDDQHDYDSVASDEDTDQELLRNASRNNRARSMDSSDLSDGPITLQEYLEVKKALAASEAKVQQLMKVNNSLSDELRRLQREIHKLQAENAQIRQQTGPTHPTPAPSERQEHGHPPGMAPPHRRDRQAFSMYEPGSALKPFGQPVEELVTRLQPFSPGEVEDEALYSMHIPASVYRIRKGPSASSVPFPPSSPLLSCPPDGARHMGKLDRHGSGTDSDYDNTQASEVLISMEGKRFVELSKDEDFPHELDPLDGELDPGLPSTEDVILKTEQVTKNIQELLRAAQESKHDSFVPCSEKIHSAVTEMASLFPKKPALETVRSSLRLLNASAYRLQSECRKTVPPEPGATVDYQLLTQQVIQCAYDIAKAAKQLVTITTREKKQ encoded by the exons ATGTCCCGGAAGGCGCCGCGGGCAGAGGTGTGCGCCGACTGCAGCGCCCCAG ACCCTGGCTGGGCGTCCATCAACCGCGGGGTGCTCATCTGCGACGAGTGCTGCAGCGTGCACCGCAGCCTGGGCCGCCACATCTCCATCGTCAAGCACCTGCGCCACAGCCCCTGGCCCACCACCCTGCTCCag ATGGTGCACACCTTGGCAAGCAATGGGGCCAACTCCATCTGGGAGCACTCGCTGCTGGATCCAGCGCAGGTGCAGAGCGGGCGCCGGAAGGCAAACCCCCAAGACAAAGTGCA CCCCACCAAGTCAGAGTTCATCCGTGCCAAGTACCAGATGCTGGCCTTCGTCCACAAGCTGCCCTGCAGGGATGATGACGGCGTCACTGCCAAGGACCTCAGCAAG CAATTGCACTCGAGCGTGCGGACGGGCAACCTGGAGACCTGCCTGCGCCTGCTCTCGCTGGGTGCCCAGGCCAACTTCTTCCACCCG gagaagggcaccaCACCGTTGCACGTGGCCGCCAAGGCCGGGCAGatcctgcaggcagagctgctggtggtCTACGGTGCCGATCCTGGGGCGCCCGATGTGAATGGCCGGACCCCCATTGACTATGCCAG GCAGGCAGCCCAGCACGAGCTGGCGGAGCGGCTGGTGGAGTGCCAGTACGAGCTGACTGACCGCCTGGCCTTCTACCTCTGTGGCAGAAAGCCGG ACCACAAGAATGGGCACTACATCATCCCACAAATGGCTGACAG CCTGGACCTCTCTGAACTGGCCAAAGCAGCCAAGAAGAAGCTGCAGGCG ctcagcaacCGCCTCTTTGAGGAGCTGGCCATGGACGTGTACGACGAGGTGGACCGTCGGGAGAACGACGCGG TCTGGCTGACGACGCAGAACCACAGCACGCTGGTGACAGAGCGCAGCGCCGTCCCCTTCCTCCCTGTCAACCCTGAGTACTCAGCGACGCGCAACCAG ggCCGGCAAAAACTGGCCAGGTTCAACGCCAGGGAGTTTGCCACCTTGCTCATCGACATCCTTGGGGAAGCCAAGCGCCGGCAGCAAGGGAAGAGTCTGCTTAGCCCCACGG ATGCCCTCGACTACTCGCTGCGGAGCCAGAGTGACCTGGATGACCAGCACGACTACGACAGTGTCGCCTCTGATGAGGACACGGACCAGGAGCTGCTGCGCAATGCCTCCCGCAACAACCGTGCCAGG AGCATGGACTCCTCCGACCTGTCAGATGGCCCCATCACGCTGCAAGAGTACCTGGAGGTGAAGAAGGCTCTGGCTGCCTCTGAGGCCAAGGTGCAGCAACTGATGAAGGTGAACAACAGCCTGAGCGATGAGCTGCGCCGGCTGCAGCGTGAG atCCAcaagctgcaggcagagaaCGCGCAGATCCGTCAGCAGACTGGTCCCACACATCCGACCCCGGCCCCCAGTGAGCGGCAGGAGCACGGGCACCCCCCGGGCATGGCTCCCCCACACCGCCGGGACCGCCAGGCCTTCTCCATGTATGAACCAGGCTCGGCGCTGAAACCCTTCGGGCAGCCAGTGGAGGAGCTGGTGACACGGCTCCAGCCCTTCAGCCCTGGC GAGGTGGAGGACGAGGCTCTGTACTCCATGCACATCCCGGCCAGCGTGTACCGG ATCCGGAAAGGTCCATCTGCCTCCTCGGTGCccttccctccatcctcccCACTGCTCTCCTGCCCACCTGATGGTGCCCGACACATG GGCAAGCTGGACCGGCACGGCAGCGGCACTGACAGCGACTACGACAACACACAGGCCAGTGAGGTTCTGATCAG CATGGAGGGGAAGCGGTTTGTGGAACTGAGCAAGGATGAGGATTTCCCCCATGAGCTGGACCCGCTGGACGGGGAGCTGGACCCTGGCCTGCCCAGCACGGAGGATGTCATCCTCAAAACTGAGCAGGTCACCAAGAacatccaggagctgctgcgggCAGCACAAGAGTCCAAGCATGACAG CTTCGTGCCCTGCTCAGAGAAGATCCACTCGGCTGTGACAGAGATGGCATCACTCTTCCCTAAG AAACCGGCACTGGAGACTGTGCGGAGCTCCCTGCGGCTGCTCAACGCCAGCGCCTACCGGCTGCAGAGCGAGTGCCGCAAGACCGTGCCCCCCGAGCCCGGTGCCACCGTGGACTACCAGCTCCTGACCCAGCAGGTCATCCAGTGTGCCTACGACATCGCCAAGGCCGCCAAGCAACTGGTCACCATCACCACTCGTGAGAAGAAGCAGTGA